One Coffea arabica cultivar ET-39 chromosome 5e, Coffea Arabica ET-39 HiFi, whole genome shotgun sequence DNA segment encodes these proteins:
- the LOC113722593 gene encoding esterase-like codes for MEIDEGRCAIPANDVSQYYNHKLKEAVVQLQCELLDAATTYVDIYSIKYDLISHAKKYGFEQPLITCCGYGGKFNYDPNFLCSEKVKLHDIETIVGSCEDPSDRVNWDGIHYTQAANHWFFERIIDGSYSDPPIPLEMACHSEMEMTLLAQAN; via the exons ATGGAG ATCGATGAAGGTCGATGTGCAATTCCTGCTAACGACGTCTCCCAATACTACAACCACAAATTGAAGGAAGCTGTGGTCCAGCTCCAATGTGAACTTCTGGATGCTGCTACCACGTATGTTGATATCTACTCCATAAAGTACGACCTCATTAGCCACGCCAAGAAATATG GTTTTGAGCAGCCTTTAATAACTTGCTGTGGATATGGAGGAAAGTTCAACTATGATCCAAACTTCCTCTGTTCGGAAAAGGTCAAGTTGCACGACATAGAAACTATTGTTGGATCATGTGAAGATCCATCAGATAGGGTTAACTGGGATGGAATACACTATACTCAAGCTGCTAATCACTGGTTTTTTGAAAGAATTATAGATGGTTCCTATTCAGACCCACCCATTCCCTTGGAAATGGCTTGTCACAGCGAAATGGAAATGACTTTGTTAGCTCAAGCAAATTAA
- the LOC113722747 gene encoding protein OBERON 4-like isoform X2 — protein sequence MEEIAENSIGDGNAAALSSTEMSGSRSFAFSIVAPRKEGKQTQNLTEMKPSKDDKMGLELSLSLPNVSWLPIGSTPDGEKEQQPSRVDFDFLESVIAKPLVVAAKMFEEMSEREIACLKESARELICDPGQIYMLSVIRQLLPKRSVISLELLLHKCHRTQLRILVAIKTGQAELLEFDFPVFFSDLAEIYVELRCRNLKCQIHLGENKCNCKFCAEKNGFCKDCMCMLCSKFDMESTTCSWVGCNKCLHWYHVDCGMQESCFRNVLSASGNGAEMNLFCIACGHTSEMFGFAFKKCGKEFTSEALSRELNYFRRIFSTSNTFRGKRLHEIATLMLSFLEDRANVQEVEHQTAGSFNVLGRTLTIDKLLDIFKNHGPEWQQLQKTQLKEPEELVLKTSGKEKDDFNWTGLLSTPSDPDSVLLERARKLLRGNNGSSRVQCDGLAGMMQIFDNDKHGNNWISLSSSSSSPIYPPWGAYTKSKKRHLL from the exons ATGGAGGAAATAGCTGAAAATTCTATTGGTGATGGAAATGCTGCTGCTCTGTCGTCTACGGAGATGTCAGGTTCAAGAAGCTTTGCATTTTCAATTGTGGCTCCTAGGAAAGAGGGAAAGCAGACACAGAATTTGACTGAAATGAAGCCTAGTAAGGACGACAAGATGGGTCTTGAGCTCTCTCTCAGCTTACCAAACGTTTCATGGCTGCCTATTGGGAGCACCCCAGATGGCGAAAAAGAGCAGCAGCCATCGAGGGTTGACTTTGACTTTCTTGAATCAGTCATAGCAAAGCCACTAGTAGTAGCAGCTAAGATGTTTGAGGAAATGTCCGAAAGAGAAATTGCTTGTTTGAAGGAGTCAGCCAGGGAATTGATCTGCGATCCGGGTCAGATCTATATGCTAAGCGTAATTCGCCAATTACTCCCAAAAAGGTCTGTTATCAGTCTGGAGTTGCTGCTACATAAGTGCCATCGAACTCAGTTGCGGATCTTGGTGGCCATCAAGACTGGTCAAGCTGAATTACTTGAGTTTGATTTTCCTGTGTTTTTCTCTGACTTGGCAGAAATATATGTGGAGTTAAGGTGTAGAAATCTGAAATGCCAGATACACTTAGGAGAGAATAAATGTAATTGCAAGTTCTGTGCGGAAAAGAATGGTTTTTGTAAAGATTGCATGTGTATGCTGTGTTCAAAGTTTGACATGGAATCTACTACCTGTAGTTGGGTGGGGTGCAATAAATGTCTGCACTGGTATCATGTAGATTGTGGGATGCAAGAATCTTGTTTTAGAAATGTGCTTAGTGCTTCTGGAAATGGAGCAGAGATGAACTTGTTCTGCATTGCTTGTGGTCATACTTCTGAAATGTTTGGCTTTGCTTTTAAAAAGTGTGGAAAGGAGTTCACATCAGAAGCTCTTTCCAGGGAACTAAATTACTTTCGGAGGATCTTTTCTACAAGCAATACTTTTAGAGGGAAAAGATTGCATGAGATAGCAACTCTGATGCTATCATTTTTGGAAGATAGAGCTAATGTTCAAGAAGTTGAACATCAAACTGCAGGTTCCTTTAATG TTCTGGGCAGGACTCTGACCATTGACAAGCTATTAGATATCTTCAAGAACCATGGTCCAGAGTGGCAGCAATTGCAAAAGACTCAACTTAAGGAACCTGAGGAGCTGGTTCTGAAGACATCTGGCAAGGAGAAAGATGACTTCAACTGGACAGGCTTATTGTCTACACCAAGTGACCCAG ATAGTGTGCTCTTGGAGAGGGCCAGAAAGCTGCTCCGGGGCAACAATGGATCATCTAGAGTTCAGTGTGATGGGCTTGCGGGCATGATGCAGATATTTGACAATGACAAACATGGAAATAACTGGATAAGCTTGTCATCATCCTCTTCTTCCCCAATTTACCCACCTTGGGGAGCATATACAAAGTCCAAGAAAAGGCATTTACTTTAG
- the LOC113722747 gene encoding protein OBERON 4-like isoform X3, giving the protein MEEIAENSIGDGNAAALSSTEMSGSRSFAFSIVAPRKEGKQTQNLTEMKPSKDDKMGLELSLSLPNVSWLPIGSTPDGEKEQQPSRVDFDFLESVIAKPLVVAAKMFEEMSEREIACLKESARELICDPGQIYMLSVIRQLLPKRSVISLELLLHKCHRTQLRILVAIKTGQAELLEFDFPVFFSDLAEIYVELRCRNLKCQIHLGENKCNCKFCAEKNGFCKDCMCMLCSKFDMESTTCSWVGCNKCLHWYHVDCGMQESCFRNVLSASGNGAEMNLFCIACGHTSEMFGFAFKKCGKEFTSEALSRELNYFRRIFSTSNTFRGKRLHEIATLMLSFLEDRANVQEVEHQTAGSFNDIFKNHGPEWQQLQKTQLKEPEELVLKTSGKEKDDFNWTGLLSTPSDPDSVLLERARKLLRGNNGSSRVQCDGLAGMMQIFDNDKHGNNWISLSSSSSSPIYPPWGAYTKSKKRHLL; this is encoded by the exons ATGGAGGAAATAGCTGAAAATTCTATTGGTGATGGAAATGCTGCTGCTCTGTCGTCTACGGAGATGTCAGGTTCAAGAAGCTTTGCATTTTCAATTGTGGCTCCTAGGAAAGAGGGAAAGCAGACACAGAATTTGACTGAAATGAAGCCTAGTAAGGACGACAAGATGGGTCTTGAGCTCTCTCTCAGCTTACCAAACGTTTCATGGCTGCCTATTGGGAGCACCCCAGATGGCGAAAAAGAGCAGCAGCCATCGAGGGTTGACTTTGACTTTCTTGAATCAGTCATAGCAAAGCCACTAGTAGTAGCAGCTAAGATGTTTGAGGAAATGTCCGAAAGAGAAATTGCTTGTTTGAAGGAGTCAGCCAGGGAATTGATCTGCGATCCGGGTCAGATCTATATGCTAAGCGTAATTCGCCAATTACTCCCAAAAAGGTCTGTTATCAGTCTGGAGTTGCTGCTACATAAGTGCCATCGAACTCAGTTGCGGATCTTGGTGGCCATCAAGACTGGTCAAGCTGAATTACTTGAGTTTGATTTTCCTGTGTTTTTCTCTGACTTGGCAGAAATATATGTGGAGTTAAGGTGTAGAAATCTGAAATGCCAGATACACTTAGGAGAGAATAAATGTAATTGCAAGTTCTGTGCGGAAAAGAATGGTTTTTGTAAAGATTGCATGTGTATGCTGTGTTCAAAGTTTGACATGGAATCTACTACCTGTAGTTGGGTGGGGTGCAATAAATGTCTGCACTGGTATCATGTAGATTGTGGGATGCAAGAATCTTGTTTTAGAAATGTGCTTAGTGCTTCTGGAAATGGAGCAGAGATGAACTTGTTCTGCATTGCTTGTGGTCATACTTCTGAAATGTTTGGCTTTGCTTTTAAAAAGTGTGGAAAGGAGTTCACATCAGAAGCTCTTTCCAGGGAACTAAATTACTTTCGGAGGATCTTTTCTACAAGCAATACTTTTAGAGGGAAAAGATTGCATGAGATAGCAACTCTGATGCTATCATTTTTGGAAGATAGAGCTAATGTTCAAGAAGTTGAACATCAAACTGCAGGTTCCTTTAATG ATATCTTCAAGAACCATGGTCCAGAGTGGCAGCAATTGCAAAAGACTCAACTTAAGGAACCTGAGGAGCTGGTTCTGAAGACATCTGGCAAGGAGAAAGATGACTTCAACTGGACAGGCTTATTGTCTACACCAAGTGACCCAG ATAGTGTGCTCTTGGAGAGGGCCAGAAAGCTGCTCCGGGGCAACAATGGATCATCTAGAGTTCAGTGTGATGGGCTTGCGGGCATGATGCAGATATTTGACAATGACAAACATGGAAATAACTGGATAAGCTTGTCATCATCCTCTTCTTCCCCAATTTACCCACCTTGGGGAGCATATACAAAGTCCAAGAAAAGGCATTTACTTTAG
- the LOC113722747 gene encoding protein OBERON 4-like isoform X1: protein MEEIAENSIGDGNAAALSSTEMSGSRSFAFSIVAPRKEGKQTQNLTEMKPSKDDKMGLELSLSLPNVSWLPIGSTPDGEKEQQPSRVDFDFLESVIAKPLVVAAKMFEEMSEREIACLKESARELICDPGQIYMLSVIRQLLPKRSVISLELLLHKCHRTQLRILVAIKTGQAELLEFDFPVFFSDLAEIYVELRCRNLKCQIHLGENKCNCKFCAEKNGFCKDCMCMLCSKFDMESTTCSWVGCNKCLHWYHVDCGMQESCFRNVLSASGNGAEMNLFCIACGHTSEMFGFAFKKCGKEFTSEALSRELNYFRRIFSTSNTFRGKRLHEIATLMLSFLEDRANVQEVEHQTAGSFNVEKIWNLFEYCCEVLGRTLTIDKLLDIFKNHGPEWQQLQKTQLKEPEELVLKTSGKEKDDFNWTGLLSTPSDPDSVLLERARKLLRGNNGSSRVQCDGLAGMMQIFDNDKHGNNWISLSSSSSSPIYPPWGAYTKSKKRHLL from the exons ATGGAGGAAATAGCTGAAAATTCTATTGGTGATGGAAATGCTGCTGCTCTGTCGTCTACGGAGATGTCAGGTTCAAGAAGCTTTGCATTTTCAATTGTGGCTCCTAGGAAAGAGGGAAAGCAGACACAGAATTTGACTGAAATGAAGCCTAGTAAGGACGACAAGATGGGTCTTGAGCTCTCTCTCAGCTTACCAAACGTTTCATGGCTGCCTATTGGGAGCACCCCAGATGGCGAAAAAGAGCAGCAGCCATCGAGGGTTGACTTTGACTTTCTTGAATCAGTCATAGCAAAGCCACTAGTAGTAGCAGCTAAGATGTTTGAGGAAATGTCCGAAAGAGAAATTGCTTGTTTGAAGGAGTCAGCCAGGGAATTGATCTGCGATCCGGGTCAGATCTATATGCTAAGCGTAATTCGCCAATTACTCCCAAAAAGGTCTGTTATCAGTCTGGAGTTGCTGCTACATAAGTGCCATCGAACTCAGTTGCGGATCTTGGTGGCCATCAAGACTGGTCAAGCTGAATTACTTGAGTTTGATTTTCCTGTGTTTTTCTCTGACTTGGCAGAAATATATGTGGAGTTAAGGTGTAGAAATCTGAAATGCCAGATACACTTAGGAGAGAATAAATGTAATTGCAAGTTCTGTGCGGAAAAGAATGGTTTTTGTAAAGATTGCATGTGTATGCTGTGTTCAAAGTTTGACATGGAATCTACTACCTGTAGTTGGGTGGGGTGCAATAAATGTCTGCACTGGTATCATGTAGATTGTGGGATGCAAGAATCTTGTTTTAGAAATGTGCTTAGTGCTTCTGGAAATGGAGCAGAGATGAACTTGTTCTGCATTGCTTGTGGTCATACTTCTGAAATGTTTGGCTTTGCTTTTAAAAAGTGTGGAAAGGAGTTCACATCAGAAGCTCTTTCCAGGGAACTAAATTACTTTCGGAGGATCTTTTCTACAAGCAATACTTTTAGAGGGAAAAGATTGCATGAGATAGCAACTCTGATGCTATCATTTTTGGAAGATAGAGCTAATGTTCAAGAAGTTGAACATCAAACTGCAGGTTCCTTTAATG TGGAGAAGATTTGGAACCTTTTTGAGTACTGTTGTGAAGTTCTGGGCAGGACTCTGACCATTGACAAGCTATTAGATATCTTCAAGAACCATGGTCCAGAGTGGCAGCAATTGCAAAAGACTCAACTTAAGGAACCTGAGGAGCTGGTTCTGAAGACATCTGGCAAGGAGAAAGATGACTTCAACTGGACAGGCTTATTGTCTACACCAAGTGACCCAG ATAGTGTGCTCTTGGAGAGGGCCAGAAAGCTGCTCCGGGGCAACAATGGATCATCTAGAGTTCAGTGTGATGGGCTTGCGGGCATGATGCAGATATTTGACAATGACAAACATGGAAATAACTGGATAAGCTTGTCATCATCCTCTTCTTCCCCAATTTACCCACCTTGGGGAGCATATACAAAGTCCAAGAAAAGGCATTTACTTTAG